A single region of the Serinus canaria isolate serCan28SL12 chromosome 1, serCan2020, whole genome shotgun sequence genome encodes:
- the ATP7B gene encoding copper-transporting ATPase 2 isoform X2, producing the protein MPGTAFSRWNIRSFIYRALSNVDSPPGCELKPTMKHNFAFDNMGYEASSETMPSPPSQEHTVVVNIVGMTCQSCVQSIEGRISKVNGILRIKVSLEQNNAVIKYQQSEISPEQICQEILDMGFDANIAEEKVTTATVNLPSLKEAVAKLRVEGMTCQSCVTNIEGKIRKLHGVAKIKVSLDNQEAIIVYRPYIIQPDDLKRHISDLGYDCTIKSKSAPLKLGTLDLQRLQKANPRETPASLKSDGLDPLAPEMGSTATVTVQIEGMHCKSCVRNIEGNISDLPGIKSIKVSLEHKCAVVQYSPDLITLSALQHAIESLPPGNFKVSLLSGSEENKAASPSGAFTWNVVRQPPQGMTLVAVIKIDGMTCNSCVQSIEGAVSQRQGVQHVAVSLAGSTGTIHYDPAVTSGEELRAAIEDMGFDASVLTDTAPGEHRCQPDASKAAVQPQAPEPPHQDSASDALPDNPHPDGSNQLSGATEEKCVLQITGMTCASCVSTIERNLQKEDGIVSVLVALMAGKAEIKYKPELIQPLEIAQLIQNLGFEATIMENNAATEGQVELLVTGMTCASCVHNIESKLMRTNGIFSASVALATSKAHIQFDPEIIGPRDIIKVIKEIGFHASVTKRAPNAHNLSHKKEIQQWRKSFLYSLVFGIPVVVIMIYMQIPNGEDHGSKVLEQNLIPGLSILNLLFFILCTFVQFLGGWYFYVQAYKSLRHKMANMDVLIVLATTIAYVYSCVILLVAILEKAEKSPVTFFDTPPMLFVFIALGRWLEHIAKGKTSEALAKLMSLQATEATVVTLGPGHSIVREEQVPVELVQRGDIIKVVPGGKFPVDGKVIDGSSMADESLITGEPMPVIKKPGSTVIAGSINAYGSLLVNATHVGSDTTLAQIVKLVEEAQMSKAPIQQLADKFSGYFVPFIIIISTVTLIAWITIGFVNFDIIKKYFPNQSKNISKAEIILRFAFQTSITVLSIACPCSLGLATPTAVMVGTGVAAQNGILIKGGKPLEMAHQIKTVMFDKTGTITYGVPKVTRVLLMGDTAVLPLKKVLAVVGTAEASSEHPLGMAVTKYCKEELGTESLGYCTDFQAVPGCGISCKVGGVEVILGTAEEGPNKLDANRRGDSSAPLGDTGVITLLESQGPSASQKYSVLIGNREWMRRNGLNIANDVNDAMTNHEMKGQTAILVAIDGVLCGMIAIADTVKQEAALAVHTLQSMGIDVVLITGDNRKTAKAIATQVGIKKVFAEVLPSHKVAKVQELQNEKKKVAMVGDGVNDSPALAKADVGIAIGTGTDVAIEAADVVLIRNDLLDVVASIHLSKRTVRRIRINLILALIYNLLGIPIAAGVFMPLGLVLQPWMGSAAMAASSVSVLLSSLQLKCYKKPDTESYEAQAQGRMKPLTPSQISVHIGMDDRRRDSSKPSPWDQTSQVSLSSLASDRLPRRNGFIQEEGSKWSLLMNGADEEQYI; encoded by the exons GCTTTGTCCAACGTTGATTCTCCTCCTGGTTGTGAGCTGAAGCCTACAATGAaacataattttgcttttgacAACATGGGCTATGAGGCAAGCTCTGAAACCATGCCCTCTCCACCTTCCCAAGAGCATACTGTGGTAGTCAACATTGTGGGCATGACTTGCCAATCATGTGTACAGTCAATAGAAGGCCGAATTTCCAAGGTGAATGGCATTTTGAGAATTAAAGTCTCCCTTGAACAGAACAATGCTGTTATCAAGTATCAGCAGTCAGAAATAAGCCCTGAACAGATTTGCCAGGAAATTCTGGACATGGGCTTTGATGCCAACATAGCAGAAGAGAAGGTGACGACAGCAACTGTGAATTTGCCAAGCTTGAAAGAAGCAGTAGCTAAGCTTCGGGTAGAAGGCATGACATGCCAGTCCTGTGTCACCAACATTGAAGGAAAGATTAGGAAACTGCATGGTGTAGCAAAAATCAAGGTGTCACTTGATAACCAGGAAGCAATTATTGTTTACCGTCCTTACATCATTCAGCCTGATGACCTCAAGAGACACATCAGTGACCTGGGGTATGACTGCACCATTAAAAGTAAATCAGCCCCTTTGAAGCTGGGTACCCTTGATCTCCAGCGCTTGCAGAAGGCAAACCCCAGGGAGACACCTGCAAGCCTCAAGAGTGATGGGCTGGATCCGCTGGCCCCCGAGATGGGTAGCACAGCAACAGTGACCGTACAGATAGAGGGCATGCATTGCAAGTCCTGTGTCAGAAACATTGAAGGAAATATATCAGATCTTCCTGGCATAAAAAGTATTAAAGTGTCTTTGGAGCATAAATGTGCTGTGGTACAGTACAGCCCAGATTTAATCACCCTGTCAGCTTTACAGCATGCTATTGAATCCCTTCCACCTGGAAACTTTAAAGTAAGCCTCCTTAGTggttcagaagaaaataaagcagcatCTCCCTCAGGTGCTTTCACATGGAATGTCGTCAGACAGCCACCACAAGGCATGACACTTGTGGCTGTTATTAAGATTGATGGCATGACCTGCAATTCTTGTGTACAGTCCATAGAAGGGGCCGTATCACAGAGGCAGGGAGTGCAGCACGTAGCAGTTTCTCTAGCTGGCAGTACTGGGACCATTCACTATGATCCAGCTGTCACTAGTGGAGAAGAGTTAAGAGCTGCCATAGAAGACATGGGATTTGATGCCTCTGTGCTGACAG ACACCGCCCCTGGAGAACACAGGTGCCAGCCTGAtgccagcaaagctgctgtgcagcctcaAGCTCCAGAGCCTCCTCACCAAGACAGTGCCTCAGATGCTCTTCCAGACAATCCTCACCCTGATGGGTCAAACCAGCTCAGTGGAGCCACAGAAGAGAAGTGTGTTTTACAGATCACAGGCATGACCTGTGCATCATGTGTGTCTACCATTGAAAGAAATTTGCAGAAAGAAGATG GAATTGTTTCAGTGTTGGTAGCACTGATGGCAGGTAAAGCAGAGATAAAATACAAGCCAGAACTCATACAGCCTCTTGAAATAGCACAGCTGATCCAGAATTTGGGTTTTGAAGCTACCATCATGGAAAATAATGCAGCAACAGAAGGGCAAGTGGAGCTTCTT gtTACAGGGATGACTTGTGCTTCTTGTGTTCACAATATTGAATCCAAACTCATGAGAACAAATGGCATATTCTCTGCCTCAGTTGCACTTGCAACTAGCAAAGCTCACATCCAGTTTGATCCTGAAATTATTGGACCTCGAGATATTATAAAAGTAATCAAG gaaattgGCTTTCATGCTTCTGTGACTAAAAGAGCTCCAAATGCACATAACCTGAGtcataaaaaggaaatacagca gtggAGGAAATCTTTTTTGTATAGCCTAGTGTTTGGTATCCCTGTTGTAGTCATAATGATTTATATGCAAATACCAAATGGTGAAGACCATGGGTCTAAGGTGCTGGAACAGAACCTCATTCCTGGATTATCTATTTTGaatcttctcttttttatcCTGTGCACTTTTGTTCAG TTCCTTGGTGGATGGTATTTTTACGTGCAAGCCTACAAGTCCCTGAGGCACAAGATGGCCAATATGGATGTGCTCATCGTACTGGCCACAACGATTGCTTATGTGTATTCCTGCGTGATCCTGCTCGTAGCAATCCttgaaaaggcagagaaaagccCTGTCACTTTCTTCGACACTCCTCCCATGTTGTTTGTGTTCATTGCACTCGGCAGATGGCTGGAGCACATAGCCAAG GGTAAGACCTCAGAAGCTCTTGCTAAGCTCATGTCTCTTCAAGCCACAGAAGCCACTGTGGTGACTCTTGGACCTGGCCACTCTATTGTCAG GGAGGAGCAAGTACCTGTTGAACTGGTTCAGAGGGGTGATATTATAAAAGTTGTTCCTGGTGGAAAGTTCCCAGTGGATGGAAAGGTCATTGATGGCAGTTCTATGGCAGATGAGTCTCTCATTACTG gGGAACCTATGCCAGTCATTAAAAAGCCTGGGAGCACAGTGATTGCTGGTTCTATAAATGCATATGGGTCACTACTTGTTAATGCAACCCATGTTGGTAGTGATACCACTCTGGCACAGATTGTGAAATTGGTGGAAGAAGCTCAAATGTCGAAG GCACCCATCCAGCAACTGGCAGATAAATTTAGTGGATACTTTGTTCCATTTATCATCATAATTTCAACTGTGACATTGATAGCATGGATCACAATTGGTTTTGTAAACTTtgatattattaaaaaatattttcct AATCAGagcaaaaacatttcaaaggcTGAAATAATATTAAGGTTTGCATTTCAAACCTCAATCACTGTGCTGAGCATTGCATGCCCTTGCTCTTTAGGCCTGGCTACCCCCACAGCTGTAATGGTGGGCACAGGAGTGGCTGCGCAGAATGGAATTCTCATCAAAGGTGGAAAACCCCTGGAAATGGCACATCAG ATCAAGACGGTGATGTTTGATAAAACTGGGACCATCACCTATGGAGTTCCTAAAGTCACGAGGGTGCTTTTGATGGGAGACACAGCTGTGCTCCCCCTGAAGAAGGTACTGGCTGTTGTTGGTACAGCAGAAGCCAGCAGCGAGCATCCTTTAGGAATGGCTGTCACTAAATATTGCAAAGAG GAGCTTGGCACTGAGAGCCTGGGATACTGCACCGACTTCCAGGCAGTCCCAGGCTGTGGTATCAGCTGCAAGGTCGGAGGAGTTGAGGTCAtccttggcacagctgaggaaggTCCCAATAAGCTGGATGCTAACAGGAGGGGGGACAGCAGTGCTCCTCTGGGAGATACTGGAGTTATCACGCTCTTGGAATCACAAG GTCCATCAGCTTCTCAGAAATACTCGGTGTTGATCGGAAATCGTGAGTGGATGCGACGCAATGGCTTGAATATTGCAAATGATGTCAACGATGCAATGACAAACCATGAAATGAAAGGACAGACTGCCATACTGGTGGCTATAGATG GTGTGCTGTGTGGAATGATCGCCATAGCAGACACTGTCAAGCAGGAGGCAGCCCTTGCTGTGCACACACTGCAGAGCATGGGGATAGACGTGGTGCTCATAACAGGGGacaacaggaaaacagcaaaagccaTTGCTACTCAG GTTGGGATCAAAAAAGTCTTTGCGGAGGTTCTTCCTTCTCACAAGGTTGCAAAGGTCCAGGAGctccaaaatgaaaagaagaaggTTGCAATGGTTGGTGATGGAGTCAACGATTCCCCTGCGCTAGCCAAGGCCGATGTTGGAATTGCAATTGGAACAGGCACTGATGTTGCCATTGAAGCTGCAGATGTTGTTCTTATCCGA AATGATTTGCTGGATGTAGTTGCCAGTATTCACTTATCCAAGAGAACAGTTCGAAGAATACGAATAAATCTGATTCTTGCCTTAATTTATAACCTGCTTGGAATACCCATAGCAGCAG GTGTGTTCATGCCTCTTGGCCTCGTGCTTCAGCCTTGGATGGGGTCAGCTGCAATGGCAGCTTCTTctgtgtctgtcctgctgtcttcactgcagctgaaatg TTACAAGAAGCCAGACACAGAAAGCTACGAAGCACAAGCTCAAGGCCGCATGAAGCCACTCACTCCTTCTCAAATCAGTGTTCACATTGGAATGGATGATAGGAGGAGGGACTCTTCCAAACCATCTCCTTGGGACCAGACAAGCCAAGTGTCCCTCTCCTCCTTGGCTTCAGACCGGCTGCCGAGACGCAATGGTTTCATCCAGGAGGAAGGGAGCAAGTGGTCATTGCTCATGAACGGAGCGGATGAGGAGCAGTACATCTGA
- the ATP7B gene encoding copper-transporting ATPase 2 isoform X1: MERKLDNKMKRELSYLATLNDRNISLVSIRKQQAARDVPELLIIGEKSKTASPVKARSNLQKEEKLLQSYSMGMTEVNTDERQALSNVDSPPGCELKPTMKHNFAFDNMGYEASSETMPSPPSQEHTVVVNIVGMTCQSCVQSIEGRISKVNGILRIKVSLEQNNAVIKYQQSEISPEQICQEILDMGFDANIAEEKVTTATVNLPSLKEAVAKLRVEGMTCQSCVTNIEGKIRKLHGVAKIKVSLDNQEAIIVYRPYIIQPDDLKRHISDLGYDCTIKSKSAPLKLGTLDLQRLQKANPRETPASLKSDGLDPLAPEMGSTATVTVQIEGMHCKSCVRNIEGNISDLPGIKSIKVSLEHKCAVVQYSPDLITLSALQHAIESLPPGNFKVSLLSGSEENKAASPSGAFTWNVVRQPPQGMTLVAVIKIDGMTCNSCVQSIEGAVSQRQGVQHVAVSLAGSTGTIHYDPAVTSGEELRAAIEDMGFDASVLTDTAPGEHRCQPDASKAAVQPQAPEPPHQDSASDALPDNPHPDGSNQLSGATEEKCVLQITGMTCASCVSTIERNLQKEDGIVSVLVALMAGKAEIKYKPELIQPLEIAQLIQNLGFEATIMENNAATEGQVELLVTGMTCASCVHNIESKLMRTNGIFSASVALATSKAHIQFDPEIIGPRDIIKVIKEIGFHASVTKRAPNAHNLSHKKEIQQWRKSFLYSLVFGIPVVVIMIYMQIPNGEDHGSKVLEQNLIPGLSILNLLFFILCTFVQFLGGWYFYVQAYKSLRHKMANMDVLIVLATTIAYVYSCVILLVAILEKAEKSPVTFFDTPPMLFVFIALGRWLEHIAKGKTSEALAKLMSLQATEATVVTLGPGHSIVREEQVPVELVQRGDIIKVVPGGKFPVDGKVIDGSSMADESLITGEPMPVIKKPGSTVIAGSINAYGSLLVNATHVGSDTTLAQIVKLVEEAQMSKAPIQQLADKFSGYFVPFIIIISTVTLIAWITIGFVNFDIIKKYFPNQSKNISKAEIILRFAFQTSITVLSIACPCSLGLATPTAVMVGTGVAAQNGILIKGGKPLEMAHQIKTVMFDKTGTITYGVPKVTRVLLMGDTAVLPLKKVLAVVGTAEASSEHPLGMAVTKYCKEELGTESLGYCTDFQAVPGCGISCKVGGVEVILGTAEEGPNKLDANRRGDSSAPLGDTGVITLLESQGPSASQKYSVLIGNREWMRRNGLNIANDVNDAMTNHEMKGQTAILVAIDGVLCGMIAIADTVKQEAALAVHTLQSMGIDVVLITGDNRKTAKAIATQVGIKKVFAEVLPSHKVAKVQELQNEKKKVAMVGDGVNDSPALAKADVGIAIGTGTDVAIEAADVVLIRNDLLDVVASIHLSKRTVRRIRINLILALIYNLLGIPIAAGVFMPLGLVLQPWMGSAAMAASSVSVLLSSLQLKCYKKPDTESYEAQAQGRMKPLTPSQISVHIGMDDRRRDSSKPSPWDQTSQVSLSSLASDRLPRRNGFIQEEGSKWSLLMNGADEEQYI, translated from the exons GCTTTGTCCAACGTTGATTCTCCTCCTGGTTGTGAGCTGAAGCCTACAATGAaacataattttgcttttgacAACATGGGCTATGAGGCAAGCTCTGAAACCATGCCCTCTCCACCTTCCCAAGAGCATACTGTGGTAGTCAACATTGTGGGCATGACTTGCCAATCATGTGTACAGTCAATAGAAGGCCGAATTTCCAAGGTGAATGGCATTTTGAGAATTAAAGTCTCCCTTGAACAGAACAATGCTGTTATCAAGTATCAGCAGTCAGAAATAAGCCCTGAACAGATTTGCCAGGAAATTCTGGACATGGGCTTTGATGCCAACATAGCAGAAGAGAAGGTGACGACAGCAACTGTGAATTTGCCAAGCTTGAAAGAAGCAGTAGCTAAGCTTCGGGTAGAAGGCATGACATGCCAGTCCTGTGTCACCAACATTGAAGGAAAGATTAGGAAACTGCATGGTGTAGCAAAAATCAAGGTGTCACTTGATAACCAGGAAGCAATTATTGTTTACCGTCCTTACATCATTCAGCCTGATGACCTCAAGAGACACATCAGTGACCTGGGGTATGACTGCACCATTAAAAGTAAATCAGCCCCTTTGAAGCTGGGTACCCTTGATCTCCAGCGCTTGCAGAAGGCAAACCCCAGGGAGACACCTGCAAGCCTCAAGAGTGATGGGCTGGATCCGCTGGCCCCCGAGATGGGTAGCACAGCAACAGTGACCGTACAGATAGAGGGCATGCATTGCAAGTCCTGTGTCAGAAACATTGAAGGAAATATATCAGATCTTCCTGGCATAAAAAGTATTAAAGTGTCTTTGGAGCATAAATGTGCTGTGGTACAGTACAGCCCAGATTTAATCACCCTGTCAGCTTTACAGCATGCTATTGAATCCCTTCCACCTGGAAACTTTAAAGTAAGCCTCCTTAGTggttcagaagaaaataaagcagcatCTCCCTCAGGTGCTTTCACATGGAATGTCGTCAGACAGCCACCACAAGGCATGACACTTGTGGCTGTTATTAAGATTGATGGCATGACCTGCAATTCTTGTGTACAGTCCATAGAAGGGGCCGTATCACAGAGGCAGGGAGTGCAGCACGTAGCAGTTTCTCTAGCTGGCAGTACTGGGACCATTCACTATGATCCAGCTGTCACTAGTGGAGAAGAGTTAAGAGCTGCCATAGAAGACATGGGATTTGATGCCTCTGTGCTGACAG ACACCGCCCCTGGAGAACACAGGTGCCAGCCTGAtgccagcaaagctgctgtgcagcctcaAGCTCCAGAGCCTCCTCACCAAGACAGTGCCTCAGATGCTCTTCCAGACAATCCTCACCCTGATGGGTCAAACCAGCTCAGTGGAGCCACAGAAGAGAAGTGTGTTTTACAGATCACAGGCATGACCTGTGCATCATGTGTGTCTACCATTGAAAGAAATTTGCAGAAAGAAGATG GAATTGTTTCAGTGTTGGTAGCACTGATGGCAGGTAAAGCAGAGATAAAATACAAGCCAGAACTCATACAGCCTCTTGAAATAGCACAGCTGATCCAGAATTTGGGTTTTGAAGCTACCATCATGGAAAATAATGCAGCAACAGAAGGGCAAGTGGAGCTTCTT gtTACAGGGATGACTTGTGCTTCTTGTGTTCACAATATTGAATCCAAACTCATGAGAACAAATGGCATATTCTCTGCCTCAGTTGCACTTGCAACTAGCAAAGCTCACATCCAGTTTGATCCTGAAATTATTGGACCTCGAGATATTATAAAAGTAATCAAG gaaattgGCTTTCATGCTTCTGTGACTAAAAGAGCTCCAAATGCACATAACCTGAGtcataaaaaggaaatacagca gtggAGGAAATCTTTTTTGTATAGCCTAGTGTTTGGTATCCCTGTTGTAGTCATAATGATTTATATGCAAATACCAAATGGTGAAGACCATGGGTCTAAGGTGCTGGAACAGAACCTCATTCCTGGATTATCTATTTTGaatcttctcttttttatcCTGTGCACTTTTGTTCAG TTCCTTGGTGGATGGTATTTTTACGTGCAAGCCTACAAGTCCCTGAGGCACAAGATGGCCAATATGGATGTGCTCATCGTACTGGCCACAACGATTGCTTATGTGTATTCCTGCGTGATCCTGCTCGTAGCAATCCttgaaaaggcagagaaaagccCTGTCACTTTCTTCGACACTCCTCCCATGTTGTTTGTGTTCATTGCACTCGGCAGATGGCTGGAGCACATAGCCAAG GGTAAGACCTCAGAAGCTCTTGCTAAGCTCATGTCTCTTCAAGCCACAGAAGCCACTGTGGTGACTCTTGGACCTGGCCACTCTATTGTCAG GGAGGAGCAAGTACCTGTTGAACTGGTTCAGAGGGGTGATATTATAAAAGTTGTTCCTGGTGGAAAGTTCCCAGTGGATGGAAAGGTCATTGATGGCAGTTCTATGGCAGATGAGTCTCTCATTACTG gGGAACCTATGCCAGTCATTAAAAAGCCTGGGAGCACAGTGATTGCTGGTTCTATAAATGCATATGGGTCACTACTTGTTAATGCAACCCATGTTGGTAGTGATACCACTCTGGCACAGATTGTGAAATTGGTGGAAGAAGCTCAAATGTCGAAG GCACCCATCCAGCAACTGGCAGATAAATTTAGTGGATACTTTGTTCCATTTATCATCATAATTTCAACTGTGACATTGATAGCATGGATCACAATTGGTTTTGTAAACTTtgatattattaaaaaatattttcct AATCAGagcaaaaacatttcaaaggcTGAAATAATATTAAGGTTTGCATTTCAAACCTCAATCACTGTGCTGAGCATTGCATGCCCTTGCTCTTTAGGCCTGGCTACCCCCACAGCTGTAATGGTGGGCACAGGAGTGGCTGCGCAGAATGGAATTCTCATCAAAGGTGGAAAACCCCTGGAAATGGCACATCAG ATCAAGACGGTGATGTTTGATAAAACTGGGACCATCACCTATGGAGTTCCTAAAGTCACGAGGGTGCTTTTGATGGGAGACACAGCTGTGCTCCCCCTGAAGAAGGTACTGGCTGTTGTTGGTACAGCAGAAGCCAGCAGCGAGCATCCTTTAGGAATGGCTGTCACTAAATATTGCAAAGAG GAGCTTGGCACTGAGAGCCTGGGATACTGCACCGACTTCCAGGCAGTCCCAGGCTGTGGTATCAGCTGCAAGGTCGGAGGAGTTGAGGTCAtccttggcacagctgaggaaggTCCCAATAAGCTGGATGCTAACAGGAGGGGGGACAGCAGTGCTCCTCTGGGAGATACTGGAGTTATCACGCTCTTGGAATCACAAG GTCCATCAGCTTCTCAGAAATACTCGGTGTTGATCGGAAATCGTGAGTGGATGCGACGCAATGGCTTGAATATTGCAAATGATGTCAACGATGCAATGACAAACCATGAAATGAAAGGACAGACTGCCATACTGGTGGCTATAGATG GTGTGCTGTGTGGAATGATCGCCATAGCAGACACTGTCAAGCAGGAGGCAGCCCTTGCTGTGCACACACTGCAGAGCATGGGGATAGACGTGGTGCTCATAACAGGGGacaacaggaaaacagcaaaagccaTTGCTACTCAG GTTGGGATCAAAAAAGTCTTTGCGGAGGTTCTTCCTTCTCACAAGGTTGCAAAGGTCCAGGAGctccaaaatgaaaagaagaaggTTGCAATGGTTGGTGATGGAGTCAACGATTCCCCTGCGCTAGCCAAGGCCGATGTTGGAATTGCAATTGGAACAGGCACTGATGTTGCCATTGAAGCTGCAGATGTTGTTCTTATCCGA AATGATTTGCTGGATGTAGTTGCCAGTATTCACTTATCCAAGAGAACAGTTCGAAGAATACGAATAAATCTGATTCTTGCCTTAATTTATAACCTGCTTGGAATACCCATAGCAGCAG GTGTGTTCATGCCTCTTGGCCTCGTGCTTCAGCCTTGGATGGGGTCAGCTGCAATGGCAGCTTCTTctgtgtctgtcctgctgtcttcactgcagctgaaatg TTACAAGAAGCCAGACACAGAAAGCTACGAAGCACAAGCTCAAGGCCGCATGAAGCCACTCACTCCTTCTCAAATCAGTGTTCACATTGGAATGGATGATAGGAGGAGGGACTCTTCCAAACCATCTCCTTGGGACCAGACAAGCCAAGTGTCCCTCTCCTCCTTGGCTTCAGACCGGCTGCCGAGACGCAATGGTTTCATCCAGGAGGAAGGGAGCAAGTGGTCATTGCTCATGAACGGAGCGGATGAGGAGCAGTACATCTGA